A window of the Glaciimonas sp. CA11.2 genome harbors these coding sequences:
- a CDS encoding patatin-like phospholipase family protein, producing the protein MTNRKNVGLILTGGGARAAYQAGVLDAVSAILREHGWAPKRNPFDIICGTSAGAINATALACRADNFSEGVDHLLQVWKHFSVEHVYRADSLGVLRSGARWLSLLSFGWLLRQWHAHPPSSLLDNTPLVTLLHRSLDLKGLDAALTNGSLKALAVTASSYSTGLHTTFYQSAHEIQSWTRSQRRAIRDQIGVEHLLASSAIPFIFPAVPIYCEGQREYFGDGSMRQLAPISPAIHLGASKVLVVGAGRMMQPPMDVPLFPHYPSLAQIAGHALSSIFLDGLAVDIERLERINHTLSFLTEEQREHTPLKPIEMLIISPSEQIDDIAIRHIRSLPKSIRALLGGIGATELRGAALASYLLFESGYTCELIQMGQKDTYARREDVVNFFADQVSND; encoded by the coding sequence ATGACGAACAGAAAAAATGTGGGCCTTATTTTGACCGGAGGCGGAGCGCGTGCAGCTTACCAGGCCGGCGTTCTGGATGCGGTTTCCGCCATTTTGCGTGAGCACGGGTGGGCGCCAAAGCGGAATCCGTTCGATATCATTTGCGGGACTTCAGCAGGTGCTATTAATGCTACTGCGCTGGCGTGTCGGGCGGATAATTTTTCTGAGGGCGTTGATCATCTTCTCCAGGTCTGGAAGCATTTTAGTGTCGAACATGTCTATCGGGCGGATTCGCTTGGCGTGTTACGGTCGGGCGCGCGTTGGCTTTCGTTGCTGTCGTTTGGCTGGTTACTGCGTCAATGGCACGCACATCCACCGAGTTCCTTGCTCGACAATACGCCTTTGGTGACACTGTTACATCGTTCGTTAGATTTAAAGGGGTTGGACGCCGCGTTGACTAACGGGAGTTTGAAAGCGCTGGCGGTAACGGCGTCTTCTTATAGTACGGGTCTGCACACGACCTTTTACCAGAGTGCCCACGAAATTCAATCCTGGACGCGCAGCCAGCGACGTGCGATCAGAGACCAGATCGGTGTCGAACATTTGCTGGCATCGTCTGCGATCCCGTTTATTTTTCCGGCCGTTCCCATTTATTGCGAAGGTCAGCGTGAATATTTTGGAGATGGTTCGATGCGACAACTGGCTCCCATTTCTCCCGCAATTCATCTTGGCGCGAGCAAGGTATTGGTAGTCGGTGCGGGCCGCATGATGCAGCCACCGATGGATGTTCCTCTGTTTCCCCATTACCCTAGTTTGGCGCAAATTGCAGGGCATGCTTTATCGAGTATTTTTCTCGATGGGCTGGCCGTCGATATCGAGCGACTGGAGCGTATTAATCACACGCTGTCATTTCTCACTGAGGAGCAACGCGAGCATACGCCATTGAAGCCCATTGAAATGCTCATTATTTCGCCGTCAGAGCAAATTGATGACATCGCTATTCGTCATATCCGTAGCCTCCCGAAATCAATTCGTGCATTGCTGGGCGGGATAGGTGCAACCGAATTAAGGGGGGCGGCATTGGCTTCCTATTTATTGTTCGAATCAGGTTATACCTGCGAATTAATACAAATGGGGCAAAAGGATACGTATGCACGGCGCGAGGATGTAGTGAATTTTTTTGCCGATCAAGTGTCGAACGATTGA
- a CDS encoding ribonuclease has product MKNKVASIYACIFAIVSARRRLPFLQQFGLLLIGLLFSVQVFARNPLLVDTIALSQLPVEARQTLVLIKQGGPFSYRKDGVVFGNYEGLLPKQKRGYYHEFTVKTPRARNRGARRLISGGTVNASSEYYYTDDHYASFKRVQE; this is encoded by the coding sequence ATGAAAAATAAAGTAGCTTCAATTTACGCATGCATTTTCGCGATTGTGAGCGCTCGGCGACGACTCCCATTTCTTCAGCAATTTGGTCTCCTGCTAATAGGCTTGTTGTTTTCGGTCCAAGTTTTTGCCCGCAATCCGTTGCTAGTCGATACAATTGCCTTATCGCAACTCCCCGTCGAGGCCCGGCAAACGTTGGTGCTGATCAAGCAGGGTGGACCTTTTTCCTATAGGAAAGATGGCGTCGTGTTTGGAAACTATGAGGGGCTTTTGCCAAAACAAAAGCGTGGTTATTATCATGAGTTCACCGTAAAAACACCGCGAGCAAGGAACCGCGGCGCTCGCCGACTTATCTCTGGTGGAACAGTCAACGCTTCGAGTGAATATTATTATACCGATGACCATTACGCCTCCTTTAAGCGTGTTCAGGAATAG
- a CDS encoding barstar family protein, giving the protein MSLFKTVPPNVVQSIRAFRVAELQTEAVRLGQHFLYAYCAEAMTKQQVLSKIAQAFYFPKHFGKNFDALADCLTDLAHKAGPQPGFIIVIEQLPNTQKFDKEAREILLDVFRDSADFWAEKKVAFRVFYSFQ; this is encoded by the coding sequence ATGAGTTTGTTTAAAACCGTGCCGCCAAACGTAGTGCAATCTATCCGTGCATTTCGCGTGGCTGAATTACAGACCGAGGCAGTTCGTCTGGGCCAACATTTTCTGTACGCATATTGTGCAGAGGCAATGACCAAACAACAGGTGCTTTCAAAAATTGCACAAGCTTTTTATTTTCCTAAACATTTCGGTAAGAACTTCGATGCACTAGCCGATTGTCTGACAGATCTTGCGCATAAAGCCGGACCGCAGCCAGGTTTTATCATCGTTATAGAGCAATTGCCAAATACACAAAAATTTGACAAAGAGGCTCGTGAAATTTTGCTGGACGTGTTCCGGGATAGTGCGGATTTTTGGGCAGAGAAAAAAGTCGCTTTTCGCGTGTTTTACTCTTTTCAATAA
- the purN gene encoding phosphoribosylglycinamide formyltransferase, protein MRSIVILISGRGSNMEAIVRAAQTEQWPAKIAAVISNRADAGGLSFAAAHGIPTAVVSNKDYPDRTSFDAALLDEIDRFSPDLVVLAGFMRILTAPFVQHYAGRMLNVHPSLLPSFTGLATHLQALTMGVKVHGATVHFVTADLDHGPIVLQEVVPVMDDDTVQSLEARILILEHQMYPRAVRWFVEGRLMIQNGRVYKRGDIALDGDLAE, encoded by the coding sequence ATGAGAAGCATCGTTATCCTTATTTCTGGACGTGGCAGCAACATGGAAGCCATCGTCCGGGCAGCACAAACTGAGCAATGGCCGGCCAAAATTGCGGCTGTTATAAGCAATCGCGCCGATGCAGGTGGTTTGTCCTTTGCCGCTGCGCACGGTATCCCGACAGCGGTTGTCTCCAATAAAGATTACCCTGACCGCACGTCATTTGACGCTGCGTTGCTAGATGAAATAGACCGGTTTTCACCCGATTTGGTCGTGCTCGCGGGATTTATGCGAATTTTGACTGCGCCGTTTGTTCAGCATTATGCAGGTCGGATGCTGAACGTCCATCCGTCCTTATTACCAAGTTTCACCGGGTTGGCAACGCATCTTCAAGCATTGACAATGGGTGTTAAAGTGCATGGCGCAACGGTTCATTTTGTGACTGCTGATCTTGATCATGGGCCGATCGTTCTGCAAGAAGTGGTGCCGGTAATGGACGACGACACTGTTCAATCGTTAGAGGCGCGGATCTTGATACTGGAACATCAAATGTATCCCCGTGCAGTTCGGTGGTTTGTAGAAGGGCGACTCATGATCCAAAATGGACGAGTGTATAAGCGCGGTGACATCGCGCTGGATGGTGATTTGGCGGAATAG
- a CDS encoding RsmB/NOP family class I SAM-dependent RNA methyltransferase, with protein MRLPPAIIGLTEEVLREVLRFTGPADVTLSRYFRDHPKLGSRERGVIAEAVYGLLRNKLVYTSFAESGNGPTMRRMTLLGLADAVGADSLGGLSEEEAEWLARVAEIDRRLLPAHMRANLPAWLYEKLVARDGEENTLLLAEALNTPAPLDLRVNSVKAARDDVIATLAEAPILCEPTPYAPLGLRIIKKPSVQNLPLFKSGAIEVQDEGSQLLAQIVGAKRGEMVVDFCAGAGGKTLALGATMRNTGRLYAFDVSEKRLAKLKPRMARSGLSNIHPVLIAHENDAKVKRLAGKIDRVLVDAPCSGLGTLRRNPDVKWRQTPEAIIEMNAKQTAILSSAARLVKSGGRLVYGTCSLLDEENEAIAAQFLATHEDFSLLPMKDVLAEQKIALEMDDYLKLMPHLHHTDGFFAAVFVRK; from the coding sequence ATGAGATTGCCTCCAGCGATCATCGGTCTTACCGAAGAAGTATTGCGCGAAGTTTTACGATTTACCGGTCCTGCTGACGTTACTTTATCCCGCTATTTTCGCGATCACCCAAAGCTTGGTTCACGTGAACGTGGTGTAATAGCCGAAGCTGTGTATGGTTTATTACGTAACAAATTGGTGTACACCAGTTTTGCCGAATCTGGCAATGGCCCGACTATGCGCAGAATGACTTTGTTAGGTCTGGCTGACGCGGTTGGTGCAGATTCTCTTGGTGGTCTGTCCGAAGAAGAAGCAGAATGGCTAGCGCGGGTGGCTGAAATCGATCGCCGACTGTTGCCAGCGCACATGCGCGCTAATTTACCGGCATGGCTTTATGAAAAACTGGTCGCGCGTGATGGTGAGGAAAATACCTTGTTGCTCGCGGAAGCATTGAATACGCCTGCACCTCTAGATTTAAGGGTCAACTCAGTCAAAGCTGCACGTGATGATGTGATCGCTACGCTAGCGGAGGCACCGATTCTTTGTGAGCCGACACCGTATGCGCCGCTCGGCTTGCGTATTATTAAAAAGCCATCTGTTCAAAATTTGCCCCTATTTAAGAGTGGTGCAATTGAAGTGCAAGATGAGGGAAGTCAGTTGCTGGCCCAAATCGTTGGCGCAAAACGTGGCGAAATGGTTGTGGATTTTTGTGCTGGCGCTGGCGGTAAGACTTTGGCGCTCGGTGCGACTATGCGCAATACGGGACGTTTGTACGCGTTTGACGTTTCTGAAAAGCGTCTGGCAAAGCTAAAGCCAAGGATGGCGCGTAGTGGTTTGTCGAATATCCATCCAGTACTGATTGCGCATGAAAATGACGCAAAGGTAAAGCGTTTGGCTGGCAAAATTGATCGCGTGTTGGTTGATGCACCTTGTAGTGGCTTAGGCACTTTGCGCCGTAATCCTGATGTTAAATGGCGTCAGACGCCAGAAGCGATTATCGAAATGAATGCCAAGCAAACCGCGATTTTGTCGAGCGCTGCACGCTTAGTCAAATCAGGTGGTCGTTTGGTATACGGCACTTGTAGTCTACTTGATGAAGAAAACGAAGCAATTGCAGCGCAGTTCCTGGCTACGCACGAAGATTTTTCATTGCTACCGATGAAGGATGTCTTAGCAGAGCAAAAAATTGCGTTGGAAATGGATGATTATCTGAAGCTGATGCCACATCTGCATCACACAGACGGTTTTTTTGCGGCGGTATTTGTCCGTAAATGA
- a CDS encoding phospholipase D family protein — MTPGSFCFVKLRERLVAATIIITMGLAAAQVRAFDATPPRELATGTLQAAFSPWDDIEGLITQEIAGARKQVLVQAYILTNRPIATALIAARKRGVDVQILVDEHQLKKNPGTQVERLVTANIPVWGETNYRSAHNKVIVIDPTEKDATVITGSFNFTWSAQHKNAENVLIVRDNPAIAARYAMNWQRHLKDARSLPDTAKRRGKAGTKTVRDNTTVQR, encoded by the coding sequence ATGACGCCAGGCTCTTTTTGTTTCGTAAAGCTGCGCGAACGGCTGGTTGCCGCCACTATCATCATCACGATGGGACTGGCGGCGGCGCAGGTTCGCGCTTTTGACGCGACACCGCCACGTGAACTGGCGACCGGCACTTTGCAAGCCGCGTTTTCACCTTGGGATGATATTGAGGGTTTGATCACGCAGGAGATCGCGGGCGCTCGCAAACAGGTATTGGTCCAAGCGTATATATTGACGAATCGCCCAATTGCTACGGCATTGATTGCTGCCAGGAAACGTGGGGTAGATGTTCAGATACTGGTCGATGAGCATCAGCTTAAAAAAAATCCTGGAACTCAAGTCGAACGCTTAGTAACTGCTAATATTCCAGTATGGGGCGAGACAAACTATCGGAGTGCCCATAATAAAGTTATCGTAATTGATCCGACGGAAAAAGATGCCACGGTGATAACAGGAAGCTTTAATTTTACCTGGAGCGCTCAGCATAAAAATGCGGAAAACGTCCTTATCGTTCGCGATAATCCAGCGATAGCCGCACGTTACGCAATGAATTGGCAGCGTCACCTTAAGGACGCCAGAAGCCTGCCGGATACGGCTAAGCGTCGCGGTAAAGCCGGTACAAAAACCGTGCGCGACAACACGACAGTCCAACGGTAA
- a CDS encoding mechanosensitive ion channel family protein — protein MADSLAHNLAAPGLLMQVAVALACVGLGWLCARVLRRIFAVDDLKQPVVQIGLRSFAQVLTPLLAVLFLVLAKLIAAKWQQPVSFLRLAIPLMASLGLMRFVFYVLRRVFVRDRGVSTFLLLFEKAFGALIWGSVLLYITGLWPDLVDYLANTILPIGRHQVSLLAIFQALISVLVTLIIALWAGATLEQRLMRLNTMHSSLRTVVARMARAVLVLVAVLLSLSLVGIDLTVLSVFGGALGVALGLGLQKIASSYVSGFVILLERSLSIGDMVGVGTYYGKVTQINSRFTVLEALDGIESIVPNDVFMTNAVQNYSLNHRILRLSTQLTIVYQENIEEVLTILEEAVSIVERVTHEILPQAILLKIGSSGLELEVGFWIVDPENGRLNVLSDVNRAIWRALQTHKIKVAQSRTDLRMVASHSPGADSQQVAQIDSQSVLPNSKNIL, from the coding sequence ATGGCTGATAGCCTCGCACACAATTTGGCGGCCCCTGGCTTGCTGATGCAGGTCGCAGTGGCCCTCGCTTGCGTCGGACTTGGATGGCTCTGCGCACGGGTATTACGTCGTATTTTTGCCGTTGACGATCTCAAGCAACCGGTAGTCCAAATTGGATTACGCAGTTTTGCACAAGTATTGACGCCGCTTCTCGCAGTATTGTTTCTTGTCCTGGCTAAATTGATTGCCGCCAAATGGCAGCAACCAGTTAGTTTTTTGCGTCTGGCGATACCATTGATGGCTTCTCTTGGCCTGATGCGTTTTGTTTTTTACGTGCTGCGTCGTGTATTTGTGCGCGACCGTGGTGTCAGCACTTTTTTGTTGCTGTTTGAGAAGGCGTTCGGGGCGCTAATATGGGGCAGCGTTTTGTTGTACATCACAGGATTGTGGCCGGATTTAGTCGATTACCTTGCCAACACTATCTTGCCGATCGGTCGCCATCAAGTTTCTCTTCTCGCTATATTTCAGGCTTTAATCTCCGTTCTGGTAACCCTAATTATCGCGTTATGGGCTGGGGCCACACTTGAACAGCGCCTGATGCGTTTGAACACCATGCATTCATCCCTGCGCACTGTGGTGGCGAGAATGGCGCGCGCAGTGTTGGTTTTGGTAGCGGTTCTGCTGAGTCTATCGCTGGTCGGTATTGATTTAACTGTGCTCTCAGTATTCGGTGGTGCGCTTGGTGTGGCCCTTGGTCTGGGTCTACAAAAAATAGCGAGCAGCTACGTTTCCGGATTTGTCATTTTGCTCGAGCGCAGTCTATCTATCGGCGACATGGTCGGTGTAGGGACTTATTACGGAAAAGTGACCCAAATTAACAGCCGCTTCACGGTTCTGGAGGCGCTGGACGGCATCGAGTCGATTGTGCCGAATGATGTCTTCATGACTAATGCGGTGCAGAACTACTCTCTGAATCATCGTATTTTGCGACTATCTACACAACTCACGATTGTGTATCAGGAAAATATTGAAGAAGTACTCACAATATTGGAAGAGGCCGTCAGTATTGTCGAACGTGTGACTCACGAAATTTTACCTCAAGCTATTTTGTTGAAGATAGGTTCGAGCGGATTAGAGCTAGAGGTCGGATTCTGGATTGTCGATCCAGAGAACGGAAGGTTGAATGTGCTGTCTGATGTGAACAGAGCAATCTGGCGGGCGCTACAGACGCACAAGATCAAAGTAGCCCAATCACGGACTGATTT